The following are encoded together in the Pectobacterium wasabiae CFBP 3304 genome:
- the crr gene encoding PTS glucose transporter subunit IIA: MGLFDKLKSLVSDDKKDTGSIEIIAPLSGEIVNIEDVPDVVFAEKIVGDGIAIKPTGNKMVAPVDGTIGKIFETNHAFSIESDSGIELFVHFGIDTVELKGEGFKRIAEEGQRVKKGDLVIEFDLALLEEKAKSTLTPVVISNMDEIKELTKLSGTVVVGETPVIRIKK; this comes from the coding sequence ATGGGTTTGTTCGATAAATTGAAATCTCTGGTTTCTGACGATAAAAAAGACACTGGCAGCATCGAAATCATTGCCCCGCTGTCCGGTGAAATCGTCAATATTGAAGATGTTCCTGATGTCGTATTTGCAGAGAAAATCGTCGGTGATGGCATTGCGATCAAGCCAACTGGCAACAAAATGGTTGCACCAGTAGATGGCACCATCGGCAAAATTTTTGAAACCAACCATGCGTTTTCCATCGAGTCTGACAGCGGCATTGAGCTGTTTGTGCACTTTGGTATTGATACCGTTGAATTGAAAGGCGAAGGCTTCAAACGCATCGCCGAAGAAGGCCAGCGCGTGAAGAAAGGCGATCTCGTTATCGAGTTTGACCTGGCTCTGCTGGAAGAAAAAGCGAAGTCTACTCTGACACCAGTGGTTATTTCCAACATGGATGAAATCAAGGAATTGACCAAACTGAGTGGTACGGTTGTTGTCGGTGAAACACCGGTTATCCGTATCAAAAAGTAA
- a CDS encoding ATP-binding protein, producing the protein MMIRGRLFWKILLGFWLTFLVMSQLLWLAFSLDGDRHKPLEEMVVSRIATVQTEIVAAALQHGGLGELNDVISLLPEEDQQYISITASPFPLSEQDLAASPQNALLDDAFTLDKRGAQRATYVIKQVSGPAGKWYQIRYDAERLRSEFRPPRPVEFLNVPAPFVIIAGFGGLLFSSVLAWSLARPLNQIRAGFDQVAQGDLNVRLLPVMRKRHDEISDVARDFDSMVERLDSLASTREQLLHDVSHELRSPLARLQLAIGLVRQNPDNLENSLQRIEREALLMDKMIGELLTLSRTEHSGIEEAYFDLLGLVTAVVNDARYEAQVTGVEILLAADEDEDYTVKGNAELMRRAVDNVMRNALRFSAPAQPVAVSLIGNEQEWMIQVVDQGPGVEKSKLSSIFDPFIRVDSPLSGKGYGLGLAIARKVVLAHGGHIEADNGEQCGLVIRLCVPRWKA; encoded by the coding sequence ATGATGATTCGTGGAAGGCTTTTCTGGAAGATATTGCTGGGATTCTGGCTGACGTTCCTCGTTATGTCTCAACTGCTGTGGTTGGCTTTTTCTCTGGACGGAGATCGCCATAAACCGCTGGAAGAGATGGTGGTATCGCGTATTGCGACAGTGCAAACAGAAATAGTGGCTGCGGCGTTACAACATGGTGGCTTGGGCGAACTCAACGATGTGATATCGCTGCTGCCAGAAGAGGATCAACAATACATTTCCATCACGGCGTCACCGTTCCCGCTGTCGGAACAGGATCTCGCCGCCTCACCACAGAACGCCCTGCTCGACGATGCTTTCACGCTGGATAAACGTGGCGCGCAGCGGGCCACTTACGTTATCAAGCAGGTTAGTGGCCCGGCAGGAAAGTGGTATCAGATACGTTATGACGCCGAGCGGCTGCGCAGTGAATTTCGTCCTCCTCGTCCCGTTGAATTTCTCAATGTGCCAGCGCCGTTTGTCATTATTGCGGGGTTTGGCGGTTTGCTATTTAGTTCGGTGCTGGCATGGAGTTTAGCTCGCCCGTTGAACCAGATTCGTGCCGGTTTTGATCAGGTTGCGCAAGGCGATTTGAACGTACGTCTGCTGCCAGTGATGCGCAAGCGCCATGATGAAATCAGCGACGTGGCACGCGATTTTGATTCCATGGTCGAACGACTGGACAGCCTGGCCAGCACGCGCGAACAACTGCTTCATGATGTCTCGCATGAGCTACGTTCTCCGCTGGCGCGTTTGCAGCTTGCTATCGGGCTGGTGAGGCAGAACCCAGACAACCTGGAGAATTCCTTGCAGCGTATCGAACGTGAGGCACTGCTGATGGATAAGATGATTGGTGAACTGTTGACGCTATCGCGCACGGAGCATTCCGGCATTGAGGAGGCTTATTTCGATTTGCTGGGGTTAGTGACAGCCGTGGTAAATGATGCGCGTTATGAAGCACAGGTCACCGGCGTTGAAATCCTGCTCGCGGCGGATGAAGATGAAGACTACACGGTCAAAGGCAACGCGGAGCTGATGCGCAGGGCGGTCGATAATGTCATGCGCAACGCGCTACGTTTTTCTGCTCCTGCACAGCCGGTTGCCGTGTCGCTCATTGGCAATGAGCAGGAATGGATGATTCAGGTTGTCGATCAGGGGCCTGGCGTAGAGAAAAGTAAGCTCTCCAGTATTTTTGATCCTTTCATTCGTGTTGATTCGCCGCTGTCCGGCAAGGGCTATGGATTGGGGCTGGCAATAGCCCGAAAGGTTGTGCTGGCGCACGGTGGGCATATTGAGGCGGATAATGGTGAGCAGTGCGGATTAGTGATTCGCCTGTGTGTACCGCGCTGGAAAGCCTGA